Proteins from one uncultured Desulfuromonas sp. genomic window:
- a CDS encoding leucyl aminopeptidase, with translation MTQFFVHTVTCWDDPVDCRIVAMTEQGWSSLPVAEDTQEGRLLRRAREDGEFAAKKGQTLLLHCGCETSPRLLVVGLGEQQALSVDVWRQTGALVVSQLRKKKLSRYLFECDTFAAESIGDVADALLDGVMLEAYRYTRYKKPEETEPQEMVCILSGIDEELLGDVQATVAQREQISRGVWFARDLVNEPSNVKTPDYLAEQAWQVAEQTGMKCTILGPAELKRQGFGALLAVAQGSICEPRLICLDYRGGSEDQAPVVLVGKGVTFDSGGISLKPGEGMDMMKMDMAGGAAVLATLSVVARLKLPINVVGVVPAVENMPSDRATRPGDIVTSLSGKTIEILNTDAEGRLILADALTWAAQFEPEVMIDLATLTGACIIALGHHSSAVVGNDEPLIAALREAGDAAGQPIWPLPLFDGYREQIKSQVADVKNIGGRPAGTITAAAFLNRFTEEQRWAHLDIAGTAWEEKGKPGQPVGGTGVGVRALVEFLKKRCAE, from the coding sequence ATGACACAATTTTTTGTACATACTGTGACGTGCTGGGATGACCCGGTTGATTGCCGTATTGTTGCCATGACGGAACAAGGTTGGTCGTCGTTGCCGGTTGCTGAAGACACGCAGGAGGGTCGTCTTTTGCGACGTGCCCGTGAAGATGGTGAGTTTGCCGCAAAAAAAGGGCAAACCCTGTTGCTTCATTGTGGTTGTGAGACCTCTCCTCGATTGCTTGTGGTCGGTTTGGGCGAACAGCAAGCCTTGTCGGTTGACGTCTGGCGTCAGACCGGTGCACTGGTTGTGTCCCAATTACGCAAAAAGAAACTGTCACGCTACCTGTTTGAGTGTGACACCTTTGCTGCTGAAAGTATTGGCGACGTGGCGGATGCCCTGCTGGATGGTGTGATGCTGGAGGCGTATCGCTATACGCGTTATAAAAAGCCCGAAGAGACGGAGCCGCAAGAGATGGTCTGCATCCTTAGTGGTATTGATGAGGAACTTCTTGGCGATGTGCAGGCTACCGTGGCTCAGCGTGAACAGATCAGTCGCGGAGTGTGGTTCGCCCGTGATCTGGTCAACGAGCCGAGCAATGTTAAAACGCCTGACTATCTGGCTGAGCAGGCTTGGCAGGTTGCCGAGCAAACCGGCATGAAATGCACGATTCTCGGTCCGGCCGAACTCAAACGTCAGGGCTTTGGTGCGCTGTTGGCGGTGGCTCAGGGCAGCATTTGTGAGCCGCGTTTGATCTGCCTTGATTATCGCGGTGGCAGCGAAGATCAGGCTCCGGTGGTACTGGTGGGAAAGGGGGTCACCTTTGACAGCGGCGGTATCTCCCTCAAGCCCGGCGAGGGCATGGATATGATGAAGATGGACATGGCTGGCGGTGCAGCCGTGTTGGCTACCCTGTCTGTCGTTGCCCGTCTCAAGTTGCCGATCAATGTGGTTGGTGTTGTTCCCGCGGTTGAAAACATGCCGTCGGATCGGGCCACGCGACCCGGTGATATTGTCACTTCGTTGTCGGGCAAGACCATTGAAATCCTCAATACCGATGCCGAAGGACGCTTGATTCTGGCCGATGCTTTGACCTGGGCGGCGCAATTCGAGCCAGAGGTGATGATCGATCTCGCAACTTTGACCGGGGCGTGCATTATAGCTCTCGGCCATCACAGCAGTGCCGTTGTCGGCAATGATGAACCGCTGATCGCCGCACTGCGTGAGGCTGGAGATGCTGCAGGGCAGCCGATTTGGCCGCTGCCGTTGTTTGACGGTTATCGTGAGCAGATCAAGAGTCAGGTCGCGGATGTGAAGAATATCGGTGGGCGACCAGCCGGAACGATCACTGCTGCGGCGTTCCTCAATCGGTTTACCGAAGAGCAACGCTGGGCGCATCTGGATATTGCCGGCACCGCTTGGGAAGAGAAGGGTAAGCCGGGGCAGCCTGTTGGCGGTACCGGGGTTGGTGTGCGGGCGCTGGTGGAGTTTTTGAAGAAGCGGTGTGCCGAGTAG
- a CDS encoding cytochrome c3 family protein translates to MNRVLWSGVFVLLWITQSAALELTNSHGTVRFNHDEHKMYVECQTCHHAKTESCRRCHPKNNAFGRAKIFHMLCRSCHKSRQTGPTECQGCHQPKEAANTLDYSRLGE, encoded by the coding sequence ATGAATCGCGTGCTATGGTCCGGTGTATTTGTTCTGCTGTGGATAACGCAAAGTGCCGCTCTGGAACTGACCAACAGCCACGGAACGGTGCGCTTCAATCACGATGAGCACAAGATGTACGTGGAGTGCCAGACCTGCCATCACGCCAAAACGGAGAGTTGTCGGCGGTGTCATCCGAAAAACAATGCCTTTGGTCGAGCCAAGATTTTCCACATGCTGTGCCGTAGTTGCCATAAAAGCCGCCAGACGGGGCCAACGGAATGTCAGGGCTGTCATCAGCCCAAAGAGGCTGCGAACACGCTGGATTATTCGCGGCTGGGTGAATGA
- the def gene encoding peptide deformylase, translated as MAVREVLVYPDPRLKEVCQPAEVGHADTAALVQDLIDTMYDSGHSVGIAAPQIGVCQRVAVVDVSNSKLGKKHNHGLMTMVNPTIIESTGSKVMREGCMSVPDYTGNVERAREIVVQFYDQEGQDQVVRCKGFEAVAIQHELDHLDGLLFLDRVSNPKADIFKRKQ; from the coding sequence ATGGCAGTACGTGAGGTTCTGGTCTATCCCGACCCACGCTTAAAGGAAGTTTGTCAACCGGCTGAAGTTGGCCATGCGGACACGGCCGCATTGGTACAGGATCTCATCGATACCATGTACGATTCCGGCCATTCGGTGGGAATTGCCGCACCGCAGATCGGTGTGTGTCAGCGGGTTGCCGTGGTGGATGTGTCCAACAGCAAGTTGGGGAAAAAACACAATCATGGTCTAATGACCATGGTCAATCCCACGATTATCGAATCCACCGGCAGTAAAGTGATGCGCGAAGGCTGCATGAGCGTACCCGACTACACCGGCAACGTCGAACGGGCGCGGGAGATTGTCGTCCAATTTTATGACCAGGAGGGGCAGGATCAGGTGGTGCGCTGCAAAGGGTTTGAAGCGGTGGCCATTCAACACGAGCTTGACCACCTCGACGGCCTGTTGTTTCTCGACCGGGTTTCCAACCCCAAGGCCGATATTTTTAAACGCAAGCAATGA
- a CDS encoding ACT domain-containing protein has product MQHFALTIIGRDRPGIVSSTAEILYQLGCNIADSSNNILGGQFAMILIISHPTITDRDEIATAFAQLEEQGLSVFVRTLKPGGEQRPELPGELCMISVYGSDKPGIVYQVTKVLSDNDINIIDLNTKLVGSSERPVYVMMCETLLPENMTSDDIRDIMAELKKQLSVDISVRTVTPVEL; this is encoded by the coding sequence ATGCAACACTTTGCCCTGACCATTATCGGCCGCGACCGCCCTGGGATCGTTTCCAGCACTGCTGAAATTCTCTACCAACTTGGTTGCAATATCGCCGATTCGAGCAACAACATCCTCGGCGGCCAGTTCGCCATGATCCTGATCATTTCGCATCCCACAATTACCGATCGCGATGAGATCGCTACCGCCTTTGCCCAACTGGAAGAACAAGGGTTGTCGGTCTTCGTTCGCACTTTAAAGCCCGGTGGCGAACAACGGCCTGAGCTGCCCGGCGAGCTGTGCATGATCTCGGTGTACGGTTCTGACAAGCCCGGCATCGTCTATCAGGTAACCAAGGTGCTCAGCGACAACGACATCAACATCATCGACCTCAACACCAAACTGGTCGGCTCCTCGGAACGTCCCGTTTATGTGATGATGTGCGAAACGTTGTTGCCGGAGAATATGACGAGCGATGACATCAGAGACATCATGGCTGAACTGAAAAAACAACTCAGTGTCGACATCTCGGTGCGCACAGTGACACCAGTGGAGTTATAA
- a CDS encoding rhodanese-like domain-containing protein — protein sequence MKKLFTQCCLLVAVAVVVGLVINFRHWQNCAEQTCLTPPEAGEYQPVPVDAEQVMQWQKQNHLIVDARSVDAYADGHLPAARSAPRGDRRALSSVVDCCLVQEQVLVYCSGEHCDDSFVVGEELFRAGFTTILLYEGGFADWQQRGFAVERGMP from the coding sequence ATGAAAAAATTGTTTACACAATGCTGTCTGCTTGTGGCGGTGGCTGTAGTCGTGGGATTGGTCATTAATTTCCGACACTGGCAGAATTGCGCGGAACAAACATGTTTGACGCCACCGGAGGCAGGAGAGTATCAGCCTGTTCCTGTGGATGCGGAGCAGGTGATGCAGTGGCAGAAACAAAACCATCTGATCGTTGATGCCCGTTCTGTTGATGCCTATGCCGATGGGCATCTGCCCGCAGCGCGGTCAGCTCCGCGTGGTGACCGACGAGCCCTGTCCAGCGTGGTCGATTGCTGTCTGGTGCAGGAGCAGGTGCTGGTTTATTGCAGTGGGGAGCACTGCGATGATTCTTTTGTCGTCGGCGAAGAGCTGTTTCGCGCCGGTTTTACCACCATATTGCTCTATGAAGGTGGCTTTGCCGACTGGCAACAACGTGGTTTTGCCGTAGAGCGGGGGATGCCGTGA
- a CDS encoding MauE/DoxX family redox-associated membrane protein — translation MKQPVVLFARLIVAGVFCYAGSQKLLDTYAFAEAIGRYQLLPEWGNLLLASILPTLEIVVAIALLLPRWWRSASLLSIVLNSMFAVALLSAMIRGLSIDCGCFGSTAGMWSTLAAALLRATGLLGMSLYLFLSEQSCRE, via the coding sequence GTGAAACAGCCCGTTGTCCTGTTTGCCCGTCTGATTGTTGCCGGGGTCTTTTGCTATGCCGGTAGCCAGAAGCTGCTTGATACCTACGCATTTGCTGAGGCAATTGGTCGTTATCAACTGTTACCCGAGTGGGGTAATTTGCTTCTGGCCAGCATTTTGCCGACACTGGAAATTGTCGTGGCCATCGCCCTGTTGCTGCCGCGTTGGTGGCGCTCTGCGTCCCTGCTGAGTATTGTTCTCAACAGTATGTTTGCCGTGGCACTGCTCTCCGCGATGATTCGTGGCTTGAGTATTGATTGTGGCTGTTTTGGCAGCACTGCCGGGATGTGGTCGACGCTTGCCGCCGCGTTGTTACGCGCCACCGGTCTGCTGGGCATGTCTCTTTACCTGTTCTTGTCCGAACAGTCCTGCCGGGAGTAA
- a CDS encoding KamA family radical SAM protein, whose amino-acid sequence MELWQERSRNSILCPDLVAQRFGLDAGALTRVAERYPMRITPHQFELIQQADDPLGCQVVPDPRELLDDSSFVDPLNEEQLSPVPHLVHRYPYRALLLVAGSCFSYCRFCTRKRKVGCSSMSVSLGDILKGIDYIAEHSEINEVILSGGDPLTMSDRLLDDVLARLSRIPHLQVVRIGSRAPVVMPERITDALCALLRRYQPLYFLTHFNHPREITEATVEACQRLVRSGVIVANQTVLLRGVNDNSETLFKLFHTLYRLQVRPYYLHQMDLTCGTSHFRTRIEDGIAIMDDLRGPLSGLAVPSYIVDLPGGHGKVPVTPDYVQRLGDHARLRAADGTLVDYPQA is encoded by the coding sequence ATGGAGTTGTGGCAGGAACGTTCCCGAAATTCCATCCTGTGTCCCGATCTGGTGGCGCAACGCTTTGGGCTGGATGCCGGCGCCCTGACTCGGGTGGCCGAGCGTTACCCCATGCGCATTACCCCCCACCAGTTTGAATTGATTCAGCAGGCGGATGATCCGTTGGGTTGTCAGGTGGTTCCGGATCCGCGTGAATTGCTCGACGACTCGTCATTTGTTGACCCTCTCAATGAGGAACAGTTGTCGCCGGTTCCTCACTTGGTGCATCGTTATCCGTACCGGGCGCTGTTGCTGGTCGCGGGCAGTTGCTTCAGTTATTGCCGGTTCTGCACCCGCAAGCGCAAGGTGGGCTGTTCATCCATGTCGGTTTCATTGGGCGATATTCTCAAAGGGATCGACTATATTGCCGAGCATTCTGAGATCAATGAAGTGATTTTGTCCGGTGGCGATCCTCTGACCATGTCGGACCGATTGCTTGATGATGTGCTGGCACGCCTCAGCCGTATCCCTCACCTTCAGGTGGTGCGTATCGGCAGCCGTGCTCCGGTGGTGATGCCCGAGCGGATTACCGACGCGCTGTGTGCGCTGTTGCGCCGCTATCAGCCGTTGTATTTTCTCACCCACTTCAACCATCCGCGTGAGATTACCGAAGCAACAGTGGAAGCCTGCCAGCGCCTGGTGCGCAGTGGAGTGATCGTGGCCAATCAGACTGTATTGCTGCGAGGTGTCAACGACAACAGCGAGACGTTGTTTAAATTGTTTCATACTCTGTATCGCTTGCAGGTGCGTCCTTATTATCTCCATCAGATGGACCTGACTTGCGGGACCAGCCATTTTCGCACCCGTATTGAGGACGGTATTGCTATCATGGATGATTTGCGTGGACCTCTGTCCGGGTTGGCCGTGCCGAGCTATATTGTTGACCTGCCCGGCGGTCACGGCAAAGTGCCGGTGACTCCCGACTACGTGCAGCGTCTTGGCGATCATGCCCGCCTGCGCGCTGCGGACGGCACTCTGGTTGATTATCCGCAGGCCTGA
- a CDS encoding ATPase P, which produces MIRIDIPGYKTLNLQHLVLDYNGTLACDGQLISELIPLLHQLAANLTLHVITADTHGSAAQQLAAVSARLEVLDPHNQDTGKQRFIHQLGHDNCAAIGNGYNDHLMLRDAALGLAVIGPEAAATIALSAADTVCLSCYEALELLLRPARLIATLRR; this is translated from the coding sequence ATGATCCGCATCGATATTCCCGGCTACAAGACACTCAACTTGCAGCATCTGGTTCTTGACTATAATGGCACTTTGGCCTGCGACGGCCAACTGATCAGCGAACTGATCCCGCTCCTGCATCAACTGGCCGCCAACCTGACCCTGCACGTGATCACGGCCGATACCCACGGTAGCGCCGCCCAGCAACTCGCTGCGGTTTCTGCCCGGCTTGAGGTGCTTGACCCACACAATCAGGATACCGGCAAACAACGCTTCATCCATCAACTGGGTCACGATAACTGTGCAGCCATCGGCAATGGCTACAACGACCACCTCATGCTCAGGGATGCCGCACTCGGCCTGGCGGTTATCGGCCCGGAAGCCGCTGCAACAATCGCACTGAGTGCTGCAGACACCGTTTGCCTGAGTTGTTATGAAGCCCTTGAATTATTGCTGCGCCCGGCACGGCTCATCGCGACGTTACGCAGATAA
- a CDS encoding pyridoxamine 5'-phosphate oxidase family protein — protein sequence MDSAQLEAYFRNTTGSGILSTAGSDGRVNSALYAKPRFFEDGSVAFIMLDRLSHHHVVSNPHAAYLFLEDAEGYQGVRLHLRKLREELNTPRIEELLTESGRSYVGNKDRYLVFFAIEQVLPLVSPAQDAAS from the coding sequence ATGGATTCAGCACAGCTTGAGGCCTACTTCAGAAACACAACAGGCAGCGGCATCCTATCCACCGCCGGAAGTGATGGACGTGTCAATTCAGCGCTCTATGCCAAGCCGCGTTTTTTCGAGGATGGCAGCGTGGCGTTCATCATGCTCGACCGCCTCAGCCATCACCATGTGGTAAGCAATCCCCATGCAGCCTATCTGTTCCTTGAGGATGCCGAAGGCTACCAGGGCGTCCGCCTGCATCTGCGCAAGCTGCGCGAAGAACTGAACACCCCGCGCATTGAAGAGTTACTCACCGAATCGGGGCGTAGCTACGTCGGCAACAAGGACCGCTACCTGGTGTTCTTCGCCATTGAACAGGTGCTGCCGTTAGTCAGCCCGGCTCAGGATGCCGCATCATGA
- a CDS encoding DUF3450 domain-containing protein: MNLYRLLNSTALLLCTATAWAQPFPGQVTTPISQTLEVRQQAQKQDDAWQAQREKMVDQLEQFNRQKAQLEQQCAQLDHQVAQRQQRIGALQQDLVESARLTDEMVPFLAQVVELLGQQVEKDLPFLVEERHQRVSALNASLEEGELSIGEKFRRVFEALQVEAAYGRRFDVVQKNITVNGTSTLMNELQVGRLALFAQSLDGQRSAVYDPAEGEWLGLDDRANGDLRKAVEMAGKHRPVDLLTLPLGKVVAQ; encoded by the coding sequence TTGAATTTATACCGGCTTTTGAACAGTACGGCTTTGTTGTTGTGCACGGCAACCGCTTGGGCGCAACCTTTTCCTGGTCAGGTGACTACTCCGATTTCCCAAACCCTCGAAGTGCGTCAGCAGGCTCAGAAGCAGGATGATGCCTGGCAGGCCCAGCGGGAAAAAATGGTGGATCAATTGGAGCAGTTCAACCGACAAAAAGCGCAGTTGGAGCAACAGTGTGCTCAGCTCGATCATCAGGTTGCGCAACGCCAGCAACGCATTGGCGCGTTGCAACAGGATCTGGTTGAATCGGCGCGCCTGACCGACGAAATGGTGCCGTTTCTTGCCCAAGTGGTTGAGCTGCTTGGTCAGCAGGTTGAAAAAGATCTGCCGTTTCTTGTTGAAGAGCGGCACCAGCGCGTCAGCGCGTTAAATGCGTCCCTTGAGGAGGGTGAGCTGTCGATTGGTGAGAAGTTCCGGCGTGTCTTCGAAGCCTTGCAGGTGGAAGCCGCCTATGGCCGCCGCTTTGACGTGGTGCAGAAGAATATCACTGTCAATGGCACGTCGACGTTGATGAATGAACTTCAGGTGGGACGGTTAGCCCTGTTTGCCCAATCGCTGGATGGTCAGCGCAGTGCGGTTTACGATCCGGCCGAAGGCGAATGGCTCGGTCTCGATGATCGCGCCAACGGTGATTTGCGCAAAGCCGTGGAGATGGCCGGAAAACACCGTCCTGTTGATCTGCTCACTCTGCCGCTGGGCAAGGTGGTGGCGCAATGA
- a CDS encoding MotA/TolQ/ExbB proton channel family protein produces the protein MRRLKTLVMVALMALLSCPAQAEDQRVQAQAVKEQQQQVIAQAQAEQQQAEEQARRQLQILTRDRQALTAAVDDARRTVMRLKKRHQALEKQEKTLAQQQTRLEKAQKEQRLRLQELLGFIRLAAKDADGLLHSSQLNALHPQRTAVLNRLQQQDDVPAMDDVAAMSQALLDEMRGTGEVQIVDQNIVDRQGETRSAQVLLLGDFSAAYRTDEESGFLLYSEASSRLFALSELPARRWQHQIDRYLDGETAQAPIDVGRGASLRQLMYQTDFNDQLSQGGFIVWPILLIGAVAVVLIGERSWFLRRNRFNGSAFLSRLEPLIEQGKWHDCETACQEHDDKPLPRVLRAGLPYRDLNREDLENSLQEAILGEIPRLERFLSTLAVLASIAPLLGLLGTVTGMINTFQVITFHGTGDPRLMSSGISEALVTTMLGLAVAIPIMLCHSLLSRRVEMVIGELEERAIRFVNVICKTRVTPDKPS, from the coding sequence ATGAGGCGGCTGAAAACTCTGGTTATGGTCGCGTTGATGGCCCTGTTGAGCTGTCCGGCTCAGGCTGAGGATCAACGCGTGCAGGCCCAGGCGGTTAAAGAACAGCAACAGCAAGTGATTGCCCAAGCACAGGCGGAACAGCAACAGGCTGAAGAGCAGGCCCGTCGCCAGTTGCAGATTCTGACCCGTGACCGACAGGCCCTGACGGCGGCTGTGGATGACGCCCGCCGTACCGTGATGCGGTTGAAAAAACGTCACCAGGCCTTGGAGAAACAGGAAAAAACTCTGGCACAGCAGCAAACCCGTTTGGAAAAGGCTCAGAAGGAACAGCGTCTGCGCTTGCAGGAGCTGCTCGGTTTTATCCGTCTGGCCGCCAAAGATGCCGACGGCTTGCTGCACAGCAGTCAACTCAATGCACTCCATCCTCAACGCACGGCAGTGCTCAATCGGTTGCAGCAGCAGGACGATGTGCCGGCCATGGATGATGTGGCGGCCATGAGCCAGGCCTTGCTCGATGAGATGCGTGGCACTGGTGAGGTGCAGATTGTCGACCAGAACATTGTCGACCGTCAGGGGGAGACGCGCTCGGCCCAAGTGCTGTTGCTGGGCGATTTCAGTGCCGCCTACCGCACTGACGAAGAGAGCGGCTTTCTGCTCTACTCCGAGGCGAGTAGTCGGCTGTTTGCTCTGTCAGAACTGCCGGCGCGGCGCTGGCAACATCAGATTGACCGTTACCTGGATGGGGAAACCGCTCAGGCGCCCATCGATGTCGGGCGCGGTGCTTCTCTGCGCCAGTTGATGTATCAGACCGATTTTAACGACCAACTGAGCCAGGGTGGTTTTATCGTCTGGCCGATTTTACTGATCGGCGCCGTGGCTGTGGTATTGATTGGCGAACGTAGCTGGTTTTTGCGTCGCAATCGATTCAATGGTAGCGCCTTCCTCAGCCGTCTTGAACCGCTGATTGAGCAGGGTAAATGGCACGATTGTGAAACGGCCTGCCAAGAGCATGACGACAAGCCGTTGCCGCGGGTATTGCGCGCTGGACTGCCGTATCGCGACCTGAATCGCGAAGATCTGGAGAATTCCCTGCAGGAAGCCATTCTCGGTGAGATCCCTCGCTTGGAACGGTTTCTGTCGACGCTGGCGGTGCTGGCGTCCATTGCGCCGTTGCTGGGTCTGCTCGGCACGGTCACCGGTATGATCAACACTTTTCAGGTGATCACCTTCCACGGCACCGGTGATCCGCGCCTGATGTCGAGTGGTATTTCCGAAGCTCTGGTGACCACCATGCTCGGTCTGGCCGTGGCCATCCCCATCATGCTGTGCCACAGCCTGTTGTCACGACGGGTCGAGATGGTGATTGGTGAGCTGGAGGAGCGGGCGATCCGCTTTGTCAATGTGATCTGTAAAACCCGCGTTACCCCGGATAAGCCGTCATGA
- a CDS encoding MotA/TolQ/ExbB proton channel family protein: protein MIHALWYPIEDYLSAGGLVMLPLAVVSLLLWALIVHKLVTLKALYRPTKSEDHMVRVLDNAGHAVLSGVQGQLIREFFRRRSGDAQLDSHIVDEASMAVSHPLERGLTLIGVLAAIAPLLGLLGTVVGMIATFNSIAVFGTGNARAMAGGISEALITTQTGLLIAIPGLYMRNFLQRRAGNLTHQVESLALTLKRQLAHGGEL, encoded by the coding sequence ATGATCCATGCGCTGTGGTATCCGATTGAAGATTACTTGAGCGCTGGGGGCCTGGTTATGCTGCCGCTGGCCGTGGTGTCGTTGTTGTTGTGGGCGTTAATTGTTCACAAACTGGTCACGCTCAAAGCATTGTACCGACCAACCAAAAGTGAGGACCACATGGTGCGGGTTTTGGACAATGCCGGTCATGCTGTGCTGTCGGGCGTTCAGGGGCAGTTGATCCGTGAGTTCTTCCGGCGGCGCAGTGGCGATGCACAGCTTGACAGCCATATTGTTGATGAAGCGAGTATGGCGGTTTCCCATCCCCTGGAGCGTGGCTTGACCTTAATCGGTGTGTTGGCCGCCATTGCGCCGCTGCTCGGTCTGCTCGGCACCGTGGTGGGCATGATAGCCACCTTTAACAGCATTGCCGTATTTGGTACCGGCAATGCTCGGGCGATGGCTGGAGGCATTTCCGAAGCGCTGATCACCACCCAGACCGGTCTGCTGATTGCCATCCCCGGCCTGTACATGCGCAACTTTCTTCAGCGGCGGGCAGGTAATCTCACGCATCAGGTGGAGTCGCTGGCTCTGACATTGAAACGGCAACTGGCCCACGGAGGAGAGTTATGA
- a CDS encoding biopolymer transporter ExbD has translation MINITSSRRAKRQGLELNIAPLIDMVFILLIFFLVTTSFVRETGIDVQRPTANTAVSKEKATILIAISDDDRIYIEGRMIDVRAIRVHVERALAENPEGSVVIVADRGSRTGTAVEVMDACRQAGAQDVALAAGTPSGSSM, from the coding sequence ATGATTAATATCACCTCCAGTCGGCGCGCCAAACGTCAGGGGTTGGAACTCAATATTGCCCCGTTGATCGATATGGTGTTTATTCTGTTGATCTTCTTTCTGGTTACCACCAGTTTTGTCCGTGAGACCGGCATTGACGTGCAACGGCCAACGGCCAATACCGCGGTGAGCAAGGAGAAGGCCACCATCCTGATTGCCATCAGTGACGATGACCGGATTTACATCGAAGGGCGAATGATCGATGTGCGGGCCATTCGCGTACATGTCGAACGTGCCTTGGCCGAAAATCCCGAAGGCAGCGTGGTGATTGTTGCTGATCGTGGCAGCCGCACCGGCACGGCCGTTGAGGTGATGGATGCCTGCCGTCAGGCCGGAGCGCAGGATGTTGCTCTGGCGGCAGGAACGCCCAGCGGGAGCAGCATGTGA
- a CDS encoding TonB family protein: MRLTQLAEHPLCAWGTAIVATLAINLALFWLLPQLTGQNVEATADLPTSAVQVVRVSPPPSPKKQVAEQKPQPQPQVHKRLTPTQTPQPTPPLLKMNLQLSPQLPSMGDIAMPDVALADVAPVPDVFDSDALDRPLTPLAQSPFIYPLRAKRLGIEGWVKVKLLISTQGAVEQVHILEAQPPEMFETTVERGIRRWRFTPGTVQGKPVRSWVVTTIRFELES, encoded by the coding sequence GTGAGACTGACGCAACTTGCCGAGCATCCTCTCTGCGCGTGGGGTACCGCGATTGTCGCCACTCTGGCGATCAATCTGGCGCTGTTCTGGTTGTTGCCGCAGTTGACCGGGCAGAACGTTGAAGCCACAGCGGATTTGCCGACTTCTGCGGTGCAGGTGGTGCGTGTTTCACCTCCTCCATCACCGAAAAAGCAGGTGGCGGAGCAAAAACCGCAGCCTCAGCCCCAGGTTCATAAACGGCTCACCCCGACGCAAACCCCTCAGCCGACCCCACCTCTGCTGAAGATGAATCTGCAACTGTCGCCTCAGTTGCCGAGTATGGGCGATATCGCCATGCCCGATGTCGCGCTGGCCGACGTTGCGCCGGTGCCGGACGTCTTCGACAGTGACGCTTTGGATCGACCGTTGACGCCACTGGCCCAATCGCCGTTTATCTATCCGTTACGGGCCAAGCGCCTCGGTATTGAGGGCTGGGTCAAGGTCAAACTGCTTATCTCCACGCAAGGTGCGGTTGAACAGGTGCATATTCTCGAGGCGCAACCGCCGGAGATGTTTGAAACCACGGTGGAGCGTGGTATCCGTCGCTGGCGGTTCACGCCGGGAACCGTGCAGGGCAAGCCGGTACGCAGTTGGGTCGTGACCACGATCCGTTTTGAGTTGGAGTCGTGA